GTGTGAAACTGAGGGTTTCCCACTCGCAATCATTAGAATTTGATtcttaatgaaaatataaacataatatgccgattatgcaatgaattcatagtgtccaacaccttgtcagtggatgcccttccttggcacaaacagcatatcttaaaagacatgatggcatggctcccTGCTTTTAATATTGTctctgccatgcctgtggctttgaccctgaggtccatccatggtatgactctgaacataagccttcataacttctctggaatagggcCTATTAACAGCCTCAGAAaaattcctgccaacaaacctgatcctTCTTCataaagccaatgaatttatttatatcattgaactttctgtcccttttgacagcaagattcaggaaaaccatgaaaatatgcggacctcacctttgaaatgtcacaattgcatcccaagtacaatgtcgtcaggctccccattgttctctgtgcccttggtttggtatctCCTGAATTCTtggtgcagatcaggagagtgcccgagttctccaccgggagcacagcccttctgacagtctgggtaatgcagaaggttgcAGTGCCGGGGAGCCTTCATATCTAAGTTTAGATAAACCtataaacaagataatctaCCCCCAGTAATATACatgaatactacagcaaccCACATATGGGTACACCTCACACATTATACCTTGAGTTGCAGAGGCACGACCCTCTGATCAAGTTGTAAGCCAAGTAGGTGACAAGATTAAATGGCAgtaaattgtgaaaacatagacCTTTCATTTTTCGCAACAAATGTCACGATagcaggtttagacaaacctatTCAACATAATCTACCCCTAGATACCTCATAGTAAGTCATGGAGGCCCACCCCTCTGATTCTCTTCACAAGAGAGAATTGTGGACAGCTGTCAAAACGGTTGATGTCAGgtaattaaatgtcaaaatgactaGTTTGGGGAGTCTTGCACTTTGCTGGGCGCACTAACCCTAGCCCTAtaacctaaccctaaggatcgtaAAGGGGGGTGCACAAGGGCTAAGGATCATGCAGCAGCTCAGACTTGCTATAGCACGATATGCGGTGACTGGTGATTAACAAAATTCAACGCTGGCTATTTTCGGACAGCCATTTTTACTCGCGATTTCTCGCGCTACGAGAGATGTGACACCACCAAAGGTGCCGACAGCAGAGGTATCACTTCGTCTGTCACTCCTGCAAAATGTTTCAAGTAAAACTTCCTAACATAAGTACaatatcaaaattattgagaatgtaCCTTACTTGATCCCTAGATTCTCTCTGTAAAGGCATGATCAATTTAAAACATCTGTATTTGATTAACAACACGTGTGAACATCTGAGAGGTGCGTCGTCTGCTACGTTGACAAGCTATACTTCAGTCATGTGACACTAAAGGGAGGAAGCTGTGAAAACTTACCTTATCCCTATTCTGATGTTTTACATTTGGAATTCAACAAAATATGATTTTCCAATCCACTTTCAGGTGTGTCCTCGGCCAGACACGTCTAATTACAGGAATTATTCCAATGATACAATATCCAAGGCATAAAATGCTGTGACTGAGGGTGGTATGAGCATCAGAAAAGCTGCTAGAACTCTTAACATACCTTCTAGCACTTACATGACAGGGTTAGAGGAAGGATTGAGATGTCTTGCAACTCATCGGGCCCAGAGCCTCTGTTGTCTAGGGACGAGGAAGAGATGTTGGTACAACATGTACTGGGCATGTCATCTTTTGGATACGGCTATACAAGACAGGGTGTTGCAACTATTCCATCAGATCTTGCGGTCAGCTTGGGTAAGAAAGATGAcaacaaaccactgtcacttcactggttttatggatttttgaaAAGGTGACCTAAAGCAACAGTGCAGAAGCCCAGATCACTCGAACTCCAAAGAGCCAAAGCAACATCTGAAGAAACTGTTGAGAATTACTACAGTCGACAGGAAGCCATAATGGACAAGTATAATTTCAAGAATAATCCAGAGAGAATATGCAACTTAGATGAAAAGGGActgatgtaaaaccatacaccTCAAGTTGTATCGTCCAGTCAGGATGTTCTAGTGTCTGCCAAGGTCCAGTACCACTACGGTAATAGGGTGCAGCAATGCAATTGGGAATGTCATTCTTCCATACTTCATCTTCAAAGGTCAGCAAATGCGAGATGAACTTTTAGAAGTTTGTTCTCCTGGTACAGCAGGAATTGTCAGCAATTCTGGATGGTCCAACAGCAAAGTCAtcagacaacatctctctgaaCATTTCCTGCGATTCAGCATTCAACCCACTGCCGAAAAGCCACTTTTGATCCTGTATGACAGTCACAAGTCGCACTTGTCTGTTTTGTTGAGTGGGGAAAAGGATCGGCACTTGCTATTATTTGTCCTCCCGGCACATACTTGTCACATACTTCAAACGATGGATGTTGGTTGCTTCAGTCCATTCGAGAGGATTTATTGTAAtatcaaacataaatacatgagaGAACATGCCATGAAAGGAGTTGAGAAGCATGCCATTTGTCACTTGGATTGCAAGGCGTATTCAGCGGCTCTTACACTAGCACATTTACAAGCCTCATTAAGAAAATGTGGAATCTGGCCTTTCAATAAGAACGCTGTCAGCATGTCTCCTTTTATACCGTCAACGGTATTCAAGGGCTTGACTACTTCTGACCATCGACTTAAAGACAAAGGGACCAGTCAGACAAATTCTTCATCACCCGTTGTGACTGACATCACAGGTTCATCAACAGTAGCACCTACAACATCAACAGTTTCCAACTTCTTTGCAAGAATTGATGGAACCATTTTCTACGATCCAAAACATACCAAAAAGCGGAAAGTTATGAGTGCCATAGTCGGAGGACAGGCAATAACTGATGACAACATTTCGCAGAAGatgaaagatcaccaacaaAATCAGCCATCTGCCAAGAAAGTTCAGGTGTCTTCATCCAAATATTCAAGATCATCCTCAAAAACATGTGAGAACTGTAATCCCGAACCCAACACTTCAAGAATTGCCGTGCAGAACAGACGTCGAACACGGGTAGTTGACAAACGCGACTCTGAGATcagtgatgacgatgacgaagTTTGCTGCCAGTGTAATTTATTTCAGCCCTTAGAGGTGAAATACTGTGTCTCACTTATTTTGGTGAAATGGGCAGAATGCACACACCCTAGCTGTAAAAAGTGGGTCAAACAGTTTGTCAAAATTCAGTTCTGGTGTCCATGTCACAATGAGAAAGAGGAGTGAAAGAAAGATTGTCAGCCAGTTTGAATACGTTGTTGTTTCTAAAGTGCTATGATGTTCATAACAGAACTTAGAATatggacatgttttgtttgttaacgTTGGCTTTGCCTATTTGTTTCGTGAACAGTGTCCCATATGCAGTTGTACATTCCGGGGATCCCAATCAAGTGTCCGAAAATAGGCGTCACTCTCATCGATCGGGAGTCTCCCAGTTGTACAATGGCGGCCAGGCTGTTTATCGAGGACTTAATCGAGATTGGGAATTGTGTTGATTTGATCTAAGGGTAAGAAACTGGTTTGTAGTTctgtttttatttattcattcacgaAATAGCATGCTGCATAGTACAGTGCGTAGGGCAGTTCCGGATCACTAACGAAAAACCAACTGCATGCGCCTCCGCAAAAATATATCGGAAGCACCTAATGGCAATTTCTGACTGAGCAATGTTTCATGTTACTTAcaccaaaatatgaaattaattcGGTCCTGACTGACTAAAGAAATATCGCAAAAGAAACGCTCCACTGTTACGGCAGTTCCGGATCATTTCAGGGTATTCCGGATTGCGTGACAAAACGAGGCAGTGTTCGGTTATTGGTGCTCGTTTGGGGCAACAGGGGTCTGTGTCAAACAGTAACACGCATTTATTAAATAGATGCGTtaacaatattcataatgtttgatAAACGAATAATTAACAAACATTGCAGTTGATAACAACATCCACTTGGTTGATAGTTTTAACACTTGCTGCTCATAACAATATACTCCAGAATCATGATTCCAGGTACCAGTGTGggctgaaaatattttcttggggTTAATACATAAGTGGTTTATGGTACTGATCTCTTCAGTATTGATATACAATATTTGGTTGTGACTTTTACATGTGACTTTAACTTGAAATGCATCGAGGCAAAATAACCCTTTTTTCAGAACCTTTAACGCTCTATTCAGTCAGctttttaacatcacatcatcagtTACTGATTGTGAAGCAAACGAGCATAATCTATTAATACCAGCCTATTTGAACTCTTTATGGGTGTTCGTGTATCTTCTTGtgtttaaaaatgaaacaaactataGCTCGAGTCTACTCCAGCCTCATTGACTCCGCCTCTGGCATAAGTATCAGGGTATttttgtttgtcataaaaggtcACTTTCTGTTTCTGTGGTTAATAACGTAATGACACAGTATGACCATGCCTACCCCTTTCTCTGCCAGTGCAGCAGACCAATGGAAAAAACGTGGAACAAGTTCTCCAGCTGGTTCAGCAAACACACTTTCACCTACATAAAGAATTTGCCTGAATGACCCTGCAAGACTGCTTGGCACTTGTAGTGAGTCGTACCTTACTAAAATACATCAAgttattgaaaaaaaagaatgatatgacttgaaaacaaaacaatttcaaccCCAAAGCATTGTCAAGTTGGTTATTTCCAATATCCATAACCTTTTACCTGACAGACAGTTCTGTACCTCATATTACAATTTGGCGAAATGAAGACCAAAACGTTTTATGTATCTACTCTGTGCAAAGAACATCTAAGACAGACCCTTGAGTGAGTATATATTTTAGATAAAGTCAACCAAAGTAAGATCGTGAAACTAATTACTTTATTTCAACAGTAATTACCATTTTTCGGCAGTTGGCAGTCTTGAGGCGATCCCTATTTTCTGGTGATCCGGAACTGACCTAAACATGTGGTTCGATAAATTGCTCATTTCTCCAAAAATATGGCAGACGTAGAGAagatttttgttgcttttttacaggtgaaaagtatatgcatgCAATGGAGTGTTAACATGAAGCAACTTGATTCTAGTCTTATTTGAGACGGGCCATTCCGGATGAGTTACCTTTTCCTGATGTGCCAACGACAACTTACGCGATGATAGGTATCCTCGTTACAGGACGCGCACATAAACTTCTGGTTCAGATcaagtaaaacaaaatacatcaccATAAAGAGCAATGTCTCGGCTTTAAAATGAGAGATTGAGTGAAGAAATCCATCGAGATTTCGAGTTTCTAGGGGTTAATGTACGTGGCAGTGATCCAGAATAGCCGTGATCCGGAATACCCTTACCCACTGTATTCTTACCTGTCCGAAAAAGGTGTATACGAGGATATATGTGATCTTTCACTACAGTAACTGAGGACAAATGAGAATTTTTTTTGTTCTATTTCTGGCAGTGCTTTTGGACTGTAACAATCACTCGCATATGTCAGGAATGAAAACCccgctcttcattcattcaatctGTTACTCCTGTTGACCCGCGAAATCACAGGAACACATCATCATTGTTTAATATCAACTGTGAATCAGCAGGGAAtgacaaaaatatcaaacaagttTACAAGACCTGTCTCAGATTAAAGGGTGAAATAACGCTCTCGTAAAACCATAAGTGTATTTATTGTAGTGGCAGTGCTATGTGAACAAGCATTTTAAATTTTCGCATGGATAGAAAGATACTGAATTCACTGTAACAATGCGGCCAGTTTGAGGACACAATACTCGAATAGTTAAAAAGACGTTGGAAGATAGTCTCGACAATTGTACAACAGCTTATTCTATCTACCAGATCTAGGTTCTCCGGGAAACTGTCCATCTTGAAAGTACTCTTGATCAGCCATGGCTAAAATTTGAACATGAAGGACTTTACGCTTTCCACTCGTTCTGGTAAAGAAAATGGCGTGTGCGAAGCTTCTAATCTCGTGTGAAAAATGTAGAGGCGTTAGCATATCCTTGTTTCAAATATTGCCCGTGATCCCATATGGGTGACTGTGATTAATAGAAATACAATTCACATAGACTGCACAACAGACTttggtatttttgttgttttacataagAAAGTTTTGAATTTACCTTATATTGCACTGGATTAAGAGTATGTGTCTAGAGTGCTTCCGTTTCCTGCATTGCTAGCAGACGCGCACTTGCTGAAACGTGTACAATTTTTTCGCTATTAATATGGACCCAATTAAAGAACTTGGAGAAAGACTGCGTGAGGCAGCATGTATCGGTGATATCGAAACTATACAAAATTTAATCGAATCTCAAAGAATTGATATCAACAATGCTAATAGCATGAATGGTTGGTAAGTGCTGAAGCATGATTTCTGGTGTAGTGCCTACAATAATTGTTTGGATACCGCTTAAATACTGAATTTGTGTACTTTTCTGACTTTTACTGCAGCTATTGCAGTAAGAAAGATCTTAACAACAACCAGCTcttcatatatattcatatttatattgaATGAATGATGTGTATAAGACTAATTTAGAGAATTGGTGGTTGTTCATAAAATGTGAATGTATACTGGCTGGCGACCAGTTATTGCCAGCAGCTGGCTGACATCTTGTCTGATATTATCAGACATCTCCATATTCCCATCAGTTTATATCAGCATCACGACAACATACACAAAATACCCAGAAAGCATTCAGAATTGGGCCAACATTGGCAGACATTGGGCCAACGTCTGTATGCTATGGAGGgtgagttttgttcttttaaatttcaGTCTTGCAAGCCACAAATTAGTTTTCAcctgttttctttatttctttcccggagaaaacaaacattaccaAATTTGCAAACAAGTGCacagaaagtcaactttgctaAGTTCAACTGTGCATAGACATCTCCATATTCCTATCAGCTTATATCAGCATCTGCCAGCATTCACAATGAAAGCGAGTTTTGTTCTTATAaatatctttttttttaaaaacaaattccaatttgaaatttcttcagtatgtcaaggtttgacacacaaaagttttgttACCAAATTTTTGTTACATTTGGTGAATAACATGAAAAATTCAGAAACTGTGATAACTGGTCCTGTTAGTTGTTGGGAAAACACAATATACACTACCATGCTTCCTGAGAAACACGATTGGCAGCTGTAAACAAGCAGGAAACATTGGTGATTAGCTAATCTGTCATCAAgataaatgtgttcattttgtCAAGAAACAATGGAGTAAATCGTTAAAAAAAACCTAAGAAATGACAATAACTGGTCACTGGCAAGTACCTGGCAAAGTAAATGTAGGAGAAGTGTGTTTTGACTTTTTTTGAACTACATGTACTCATACAAGCCCATCTTTGCAAGAATTGTCAcaacaaagaaaatgaaatgcatAATTTTCAGGAGGCTTATGAAGATAAAAGGATGACCCTGCATTGCTATAATAATGCTTATTACATTCACAGAAATAAATTGCTTTCCACATTTGCATTCTTTGGAAACCTCATGGCCAAGTTTGGAATGCTGGAGATTATTGTCCATACCTCAGTCTCAATGACAAATAACTTGGATGGAGTGTTGGCTTCCAAGACGTGGTTGATAGCATGTTGATATATCCAAACAGTGTTCAGACATTAACAGCATGTTTTTTTATCTCTGCAGGACTGCCCTGCATTGGGGAGCCAAGAGGAATCACATAAGTGTTGTGAAATATCTGATGGATCATGGTGCAGACCACACAATTCGAACAAATGAAGGACAAATGGCAGAAAATCTTACCAACAACCAGGACATTAGATTGTTACTTGGAGGTAAACATAGTGTAACAATGGAAATTATAGTTTAGATATAAATTATACATTGTCATTAGACAAAGCTGTGAGAAAAATCAGAATTTTGTCATTTAGAGAAGCACCTGAAAAATTACTTTTGATCTGTATTCTAATATGTATGTCAGCTGTTTCTGTTGGTGTATTCTCTTGGTGTATTCTGTTGGCCTGCACTTTAATTGGCTAAAAGTAGATTATAATTAACTGTCAAGTTCTTGCACAATCATGGTCTCTTCGAGTAAATGGAGTTCACTCAACACCTATTTTACTCAGTGTTCATAGGATTAGTACGAGCCACTGACATTATCCTTACAAAATACCCACAGGCCAAAATAGAACACCCCCTGATCTTTCATCCATGAATTTAAATGGTTGAGAACATAGGATAATAACTCAACAAAGTAAGACACCTATGTTTTGAGTACTATAATTGAATTTGATACAGATATTGAAAAATCTTTATCAATGATGTTGACATACAAATGtcattttatttgcaatgaTGCTCAATTCCAGCTTCAGGGGATATCCCACAGAGTCAGCCTAACCTGCCCATCACACCCAACTATCTACAAAACCCACTTTTTCCACACAGCAAGAGCAGGAGCTTGGATTCAAACCATACCCTGATGACCAGCGCTCCAGTTGTTGCTAACCATGCAGGACAGCAGGGAGACAACGGTATGGTTGCCTTAACACCATAATGCCTTAACTTTGCCTAATGCAACCTTTTTCCAGCTGGTTGCATGATTAAATTACCAAATGCAGGCATACATGTCAttattacatttcattactAGATTCGGACCATTTATTACCAGGTTTAGTTTATTTTGCTTGTCTTGCTGAAGTTTCATCTAAAATCCTGTCCAAGTACAAGAATTCtgcatgttttctttttttttctggaATATACATGAAGTCAGACTAGCAAAAAAATTCATGGTTAAACAAGTAAAACTCCTAGCAATAACTTGGTATGTCTTTTCAGAGCTGGTCCTGAAAGCTCGGTTAGCAAATTCTGATGACAGAGATTTTATAGAAGTGGAGCTGGACAAAAATATGTTGACATATGAGGCACTACTGAATTTGTTGTGTGCTGAGCTTGGTGTGGAAAGGAGACTTGTACACAAGATTCGCAAGTTGCCAGACACCGTTGTTCGAAAAGATAAAGATGTCCGTCGTCTTGTTGATTTCCAAGCCTTGGAACTTGTCCTCACTAACAAGGCTGTAAGCGCATCATCCCGAAACTATGGATATTCAGGGAGTCCAGGCATCAGATCCGAACAAATTTTGTATTAATTTGTATTTAGATCTCTACAAAGATTTTTTAAGATGTACCGAAATACTGATCACAAAAGAGCACTTGCTCTGTTAAGAGCACTTTAGAGGTGTTGAagcaggcccccctaagtaattgaaggaattacagcaaatttgaaggaattgcatctcaaatgtaaacaaacgcagcccactcgcgaaacaattgcagcgatatcagtagtttagcggtaataacagaaacacatcggccatatcggaagcaatgtcggtaatactggaaacacgatcggccatcttcggagatttttcggtcgcgagcggaaactcgcgcagcaaaacatggcgtcgttggaagaagcgcccgtctcggtgagatttgtttttagtttctactattacattttcatacttatccatctttgaccacccgtgttgaatgcgtttaggtatgaggtgttgtcggggcaaaagcttatgtttttaggaaaagatagtcactctaggagagtgtcacaagtcatgcccctgtagtttgtttacatctgaacatcgaagtcgtgccgatgattacgaacgtgcgccagatataacatcatttttttgtaaaatgtgtttaaatttgtcaattgcacttcatagcaagaaaaattatggctcataaacttcttcatggcgcaca
The nucleotide sequence above comes from Haliotis asinina isolate JCU_RB_2024 chromosome 5, JCU_Hal_asi_v2, whole genome shotgun sequence. Encoded proteins:
- the LOC137284489 gene encoding ankyrin repeat domain-containing protein 40-like yields the protein MDPIKELGERLREAACIGDIETIQNLIESQRIDINNANSMNGWTALHWGAKRNHISVVKYLMDHGADHTIRTNEGQMAENLTNNQDIRLLLGASGDIPQSQPNLPITPNYLQNPLFPHSKSRSLDSNHTLMTSAPVVANHAGQQGDNELVLKARLANSDDRDFIEVELDKNMLTYEALLNLLCAELGVERRLVHKIRKLPDTVVRKDKDVRRLVDFQALELVLTNKAVSASSRNYGYSGSPGIRSEQILY